The window TAGTACCGTAGTAGGACTGCAGTAGTACCGTAGTAGTACCACAGTAGTACTGCAGTTGTACTACAGTAGTACCGTAGTAGTACTGCAGTAGTACCGTAGTAGTCCCACAATAGTCCCGCAGTAGTACTGTAATATTACCACAGTACTCCCACAGTACTCCCACAGTACTCCCACAGTAGTCCCACAGTAGTCCCACAGTAGTCCCACAATAGTCCCGCAGTAGTACTGTAATATTACCACAGTACTCCCACAGTAGTACCACAGTAGTCCCACAGTAGTACCGACCTTTACATAAGACTTTTCAGTGTCAACCAGCTCCTGTATGACTTTACGTAGGCGCTGACACACATTTGGTTGAATGGGGCTTGTATGCTTTAGGTCAACCTCAGTGATGTTTCTTTGAGTATTACTCTCTGCTGTTCCATCTTCTGGGATGGTCTGGGACAGCAGGAAGCTCTGGTCAAAATTCTGTTAGAGGAACAAAAGGAAATCATTCATGTCCTCGGTTGAAGACAAAAGTATCACAGAAAATTAAATGATAGAatcagttttattaaaaaattaGTTTCTATGTAAAGTAAAATGAAGATACAGTAGCTTCAACTAGCTTCCTCACAGAACACGAATCACAACTGTCACAATCAAACAGCCTTGAGAATTCAGCCTCAagtacagcaacaacacaccaATAAAATCCCAGTAAAAGAACCCTAACATTCAAATATCCagtgaaaacaataacaaatatTTGGTGTCATTGAACCAAACTGTCATCACattcctgtaaacacacacacacgcacacacacacattgtctcTCCTGGTTACCAGGAGCATGAGTCCATTTTCAGTCTTCTGGTATCCGCTGGGCTCTTCATAAGGGTGCCCGATCATGCCTGCACCTCCACATTCCTCTAACaactcctcatcctccactGGCAGCACCCAGCAGAGTGCTCCTATACGGACGGAACAGGACACACGAGGAGTCTcggtgggggtcagaggtcgcttCTGGGAGCCTGAGCCCCTGCTGCCATTGGAGGAGGGGGTCAGGAGGAACATCTAGAGTTCTGTCTGCTTCTGGCAGAGAACGTTCATCCCTGGAGAACTGCATCACAGACAAACTCTCCTCAAGCTGTAATCCCAGATTAACTGCTTGATCTCatgtcatgtgaccttcagGAAGCAGAAAGGATTGGGccaaaaaaaagtcagtgtGGGATGGGAGTTCTGCATGAGATAGTCACATGACAGCTTTGATTTATCAGCCAGAACAATgcacaaccaaaaaaaacaaacccttctgcagctcaatgacctctgacccaagATCACAAACAGGAATTGGGTTAGGAGCAGAGAGCtgagggaggtgagggagagCATTGaggtggacaggtgaggaggacaagggaggtggacaggtgaggaggccaagggaggtggacaggtgaggaggacagaggaggtggatcGGTGAagtggacaggtgaggaggccaagggaggtggacaggtgaggaggacagaggaggtaGATCGGTGAGGTGGACAGCTGAGCTctcagcaggaagagcagggcTTCATGTCCTGGCTGCCTCGGcatcctgtcttttcttttggGTGTGAGTAGAAACAGCACCTGTGTGGATGTGTCCTTATCTCTAGACTCTGCATGTGGATCAAAAAAGCATCAACGATCCCTCTGCTCTTCTGTGGATTCAGGGTCTCTGTCAAATGTATCTCTTCTCCTGTCTCCTATTCCGTCTGTGGAATTTTTTCCTGTTCGGTATCCACTTAAGTAACCATGTAAACAGGTTGTACAATTTGTAAAAATTTGGGACAATTTGTAAAATTACGAATGTAACAATTCAAGTCAACAGTTCTGGTGTTAAGAATCTCATGACATTGTTCAAGATTGTTGCGGAGCTTTGGTACCCAAATTTGACCAGGCTTGATTCActctgttcttccacagacaaATCAGCTCTATTCAAAataattttctcatttatttttttttaattttttgaacTTAATAAGTTGTAACTTTGGTATTCTTCTATAATTTGGTCTACATGGATGGTGCCAAACAGCTCTTTGCaattaaaattaatttgaaCTATTTTTGTTAATTTTTGTGTTAAAATTTGTAGCATCTCTGGTCCCTGGATGACTTCGACCTGGTGCCATTTAGTGGTGCAATGGGTCACTCTATTGGGTCTCTCAGCACAATGAACCTAAACACACAAatagacacacgcacacacacacacacatacacacgctcacacacacgctcacacacacgctcacacacacacttcagagcTACAGATGTATAAACCACAACTTCTGATCGAACTGTTAATGTAACATTTTTCTGCTTGAAAATATGCTAAAATGTTGAACACAAGTTCACTaaaaagaaggaacaaaaacatttaGAGATAATTTTATATAAGGCTGTCAAACCACACACCAAGTGTGGCGTGAATTTGAAGTCAACATGAGGGTCAAAGAGTTGTTTAGCTTTGAAGGAGTTTGAATTTCTAAAGTCCCTGACTAAAGAATGACAACAAGCCCTTTATGAAAGACTAGCCAGAGATGAGGAACTCCTCCTAATGTTATTTTATCAGTTGTTCTTTACTCACACAGCTGTATCAAGCAAATTTTTGATGGTATTTAGTgtgcaggtgaagaagaggtACCCACAAAACTGTACTCACAACATTTAAGATGGATTGTAAAGATGTGAGTGTACTCTGCTGGAAAAGTCCAACCTACTCTATTTTTACAACAGTCTGAGGTGTTTCACACAAAACGATAAATCACATTTTCAGATtttcacagacaggaaacagcacaGAGTTTATGTGCTGAGGGGTTTAGAGTCAGGCCCACACGTGGAGTCAGATCGAGATGGTCCTCAGAGACTCCAGGTGGAGGACGGAAACGAAAGTGTTGTAGGAGAGTgctgaagaagatgaaaagcTCCATTTTAGCCAGACCCTCTCCCAGGCAAATCCTGCGACCTGtgagagacagaaaaggaaaagtgtTATCTTCAAAGAAGAGAACAGCCTTAAGAAAGCTCCTTTCACTCACCAGCAGAAAATGGCAAGAAAGCCTCTCGTTTGACAAACTTTCCATCTTTGTCCAGAAAGTGAGCAGGATAAAAGTTGAGTGGCTTCTCCCACTCGGTCTCATCATAGAGGACAGAGGTCAAAAGAGGATAGACAGTTGTACCCTGCAGATGAGGCAGGAGTTTAAATATGTTTCTGACGTTCTACTCTTGCAGAAGTCAGGTGAGTCGGACCTTCTCGATGAAGAAACCTTGCAAAGTGACATCTTGGCTGGTTTTGTGAGGAAGTGCCATGGGGACGATGTTGGCTAGTCTCTGAGTCTCGTGGATGACAGCATCTGTGAAGGGAAGGCTCTTCCTGTCTTCAACTAGAACCTGACGAGATCCTATCACCCtgcgcagctcctcctggacctgGTCTAGTAGAGGAAAGTAGGTTTTTCAGCCAAATGaaatgtgtgtctttttttttttctttacagttGTGTGGTTGTAAAGTATCTTACCTTGTATGAGTGGATACtttgccatcagcaggagcccccaTCTCAGAGTAGTTGCCGTTGTGTCAGTGCCAGCATTAAAGAGATTCATAACTGTGGACATCAGGTTTTCATCATGGAAGTGTACGTTGGTCCCAGATTTCTGTAGGTTGAGATTAGTTACATCATTTATTCACAAATATCCGTGTTAGATTCCATTCCTGCCGGTAAACCAAAAGAGTTTTAGAGGCCCCTGTTCAACTCATCCTCCTAGTAGACCCGGGTCAGTAGAGCTGTGATTTTAAAGGTATAgagccatttatttatttagatatcATGTATTTCAGGCCAGATGGGCTCTGGAGTCTTTACAGAAACCAAGAGTCTGATCCCTGAACACTGGCAGGAACACCactttttaacaggaagaattcttcagcaggaccaggatcaaGTGGGGGGAGCTTTCTACTAATAGAGGGAtggtaaaggaggagaagacaggacagacagaaaaggagaaggacaCATACAGAATATATTTAGAGACATTAGTTATAAATATATTATGAAGAACCTGAGCAGCTCAGTTGGTAAGAGATCAGTATACAATTATGAGTGGGAGAGAAAGATGGATCATTCTGAGTCAGACTGATGTGCTCTGATATTGGTCGTGAAAAAAGTTCTCCTGGAGAAACGGATTATGTTAATGTGACCTTGTAGGTCAGGGGTTCATAACCTGTTAAAGAACAAATGATCTGGCGTTGTATGGCATTTACTGGAAAGGCACTAAGATCATGTTTAATCCATTAGAACGGCCAAGTCATGCTTTAAATCTATTTCCACTGAAGACAGTCTTTCGTGTTTTATTGGATGGGGAAAAGCCTCCTAACCTCCAGAATTTGCTGTCGGGCCAGAAAAGAATCCACAAAGCTTCTGCACATCTGTGGGTTCAGCATCTCCTTTGCAGCAGCAAACAACTGTAAATTCTGTTTCTTGTTGGCGGCGAACAAACTTTGGAATAACTTTTTGTTGTTTACCAGTGGACCAATCCATGGAAACAAGTCGTATACCTGTTAGAAGAgcatttcaaatgaaatcatttcataACCATCTTAACATCTTCTCTATTTCATCATCATGTTACCAGGACTGAGGGGGAGCCAGAGATTTGAATCAATGTGTTGGTCCGATCCACCAAGGACGTAAATTCAGGGTCATCGTATTCAAACCTGTTGCCGTACACCATGGAACAGATTATGTTAGAGACTGCGTAGTTGATAGGGTGCGTTGTATCAAATGGTTCTCCTGAAACCAAGGAAGCAGAAAATAGTTTCCATTTTCAGATATCtggtcttttttcccttttatttaaGTCAGACGCATTAATATTTAACCAATAATGATCAAAAAGCCTCTGACCT of the Takifugu flavidus isolate HTHZ2018 chromosome 19, ASM371156v2, whole genome shotgun sequence genome contains:
- the LOC130516041 gene encoding cytochrome P450 2K1-like, translating into MGIVDLFLQASSSVSLLGALALLLFVYFISSVSFSSKKDRKCPPGPKPLPILGNLLQFDLKRPYNTLMKLSKTYGSVFTVYLGPKKVVVLAGYKTVKEALIDHAEEFGERDPIMLVQNANHEHGVLWSNGESWKEMRRFALTNLRDFGMGKKACENKIIEECSYLMEELKKWKGEPFDTTHPINYAVSNIICSMVYGNRFEYDDPEFTSLVDRTNTLIQISGSPSVLVYDLFPWIGPLVNNKKLFQSLFAANKKQNLQLFAAAKEMLNPQMCRSFVDSFLARQQILEKSGTNVHFHDENLMSTVMNLFNAGTDTTATTLRWGLLLMAKYPLIQDQVQEELRRVIGSRQVLVEDRKSLPFTDAVIHETQRLANIVPMALPHKTSQDVTLQGFFIEKGTTVYPLLTSVLYDETEWEKPLNFYPAHFLDKDGKFVKREAFLPFSAGRRICLGEGLAKMELFIFFSTLLQHFRFRPPPGVSEDHLDLTPRVGLTLNPSAHKLCAVSCL